The DNA region AACTGAAACTAACATCCATTCAACAGAGCTGATAAATTGCAAAACGCTAGTAAATCCAAAACCCAAAATACAAAAAACGATTCGCAGATAGTAACTCAAGCGGTGATCTCCTTCTTGAGCTTCGCAAGTTCTTGCCTGACAACACCAGCTTTCTGcaagcaaacaaacaaaaccaattGACATTCCAGTTTTTAACACTATCAATAGAATGCTCAAAACTCTTAAAAAACACAGACCTTGATTTTGGCCAACATGATCTTGAACCTATCGAAGTCATTGAGGCTAGCCCTACGCTTCTGAACGATAAGCTTCCTACCCCATGAGCTCTTCTCCCACTTGTTCTTCACGtctgcacaaaaaaaaaaaattcccagAATCAGATCGCAACACTTACAAATTTCAACATTGCAATATCAAAGAGCAAACACTCACCAGCTTTCTCCATAGCCTCGATCAAAGCCTTCTTCTTCGGCACTCGGTTGATCTCAATCACGATGTCCGTAAGAGACAACCTCTTGAAATTCATCTGGATCCTTTCCATATCAGGGGCATCTACCAAAGCCTAAACGACATAGACCAAAACAAAGGTTCCATTAGAACATCTACAACACTAGCTCCGAGTCATAAACATAAAGGTTACGACTTTATAGTATGTATCACGGCTTTAATCCCAAATCGATAAAAAAACTCATTTCAGAATCGGACAACGAGCAGCTACAATTCGAAAAGGCCACGACTTTATAGTACATATAAGCGAATCAGTAAAGCTTTAATCACAAAGCTATCAAAACTAGTTCAGAATCAGACAATGTGCAGCTAGTTCAAATTCTCTATCAAGAAaggacaaaaaaaacataaaccctTTGTAATAATGTATGAATAAAAAATCAACTTACTCTGTTCTGGTCAACGACGTCGACGATGACGACGAGCTTTCCATGGTCTTTCCCGTAGTTGACAAGAGCAACTCTCCCTATCTCCACGTACCTCTTGAAAACCTGAGAGGATtagtaagaaaaaaatcatgagATCTCATAACATAAACGTCGCTTGATTGGACACAAGTAAACCCTAGTCGCGTGAAGGCATCAAGAAGAAAGATGTTCGGAAATGTATATCTCACCATTTTCGCCGCCGGTAAGGTTGGAAGGTGAGAGAGCAAAGTGGGACGAGCAACAGCTTAAGCGACTAGCTTTTGTTGAAGAGAATGATATATAGTTAAGTCACTTTAGGGTTTTCTAGTTTGGGCCTGTATAACAACCTAAAAGGCCCGTATATGACTTGCTCAATAAAACTAAAAGCCCTGTATGGGTAACGCAATATACAAAATAGTTTTgcgaacttaattttttttgaaaaatcctTTGAACTCTCTGATAAAAGAAATTGCAAGAAAATTTTCGACTTGTGTAGTTGCATCTCTTGCACATGCCTAGAGACGGGTATAGTCACCATGTGATATTTTTTCGTGTGTTTTGGTATCCAAAAACACTTTTTgataaatcattagtttctttaaCTCAAACTCATTTTATACTACATCACAAACAAGCTTAAccataaaaaaatttctaaacaaagtttaaaaatttctgCACACTACCAAACCAAAAATGAGGATGTTACATAAAGCAGATACAGCATTGGCAAACACTCATGATTCGTCGGCTAAAACCTGAGGGAGCATGAGAAGCCTTCCTTGGGTGGAAAATAATCTAGAAGAATCTTGGAACCTTGAATTACTACACTCAACATTAGGCCTACTCAACATAAACACAAACACCATATATTTCTTGTTTTCTCGTGATCCTCAGGACCAGAGCCACAATTATTTTTAAGGGCAAGAGTATATTAAGTGAGAACCAATCTGCATCAGTTACTTTTGATAAAACAAATACAAGTTTCTTGGATCAAACAAATCTTTGAAAAAGATACATAAACGTTCTCTTCAAGTTCCTTGATCAAATGGCTAAACAGAAAGCAACTTACATAATTAACTAATACAAACCTACACACTGCTTAAAACCCATCATTCATCACAAGAAACGTTGTGATCACGAGGAGAAGATAGGGCAAGAATCTCATACATGATAGCCTTTTCCCATAACTCCTTTTAGGAAAATACTTGGGAAGCTCACATTCTTCTCCATTAAAGAATACTCTCTTAGGGAAACCATCACCTCCAGGAATATTCAAACTCCCCAAATGCTTTTTAAACGATATAACCGACTGCATTTTCCCTGGAACCTGCGGGTCTCTCGCAGGGTTCGACCCATTTTTGAGACCAATCAAGAAGTTCATACCACGAACTCCTTGAAAGAAAATGGTCTGGTTCTTTGGTGGAACGCTCGTCCCATTAAACGAGTAAACATTCTCATACCCTAAACCAGCTTTACCCAAATCCACAGCCGCAAACCAGTCCTCCACTGCATTAGCTCCCCAGTTAAACAGCGTTACCCTCGCAGACCATCCATCTGCGTAGTCCGAGTTAACATTCCAGTTTAAGCTGATTCCACAGTTGTCAGGACACGGAAGCTTCTTTGGAAAAGCCAGGTGTTTCCTCTTGGCCCACACTTTTGCCTTTAACGTCCTGTTCTCAAACGGTACCAAGAGCGAGTCGGGAGGGAGGAGAAGCGGTCTTGCGTTGGCGTTGCAAGTGTCGGTGTCAATGTCACCGCAGCCGCATGCACACGTGTTGCAAGGGATGGCTGAGTCGTTGTAGAAGGCCGAGTAAGAGACGCAGCAACGAGCAGCTTTTGGTTTAGGTTTGGTTATGTTGCAGACAACTTGCCAGGTTGCGATTGCGTAGGTGGTTGCTTGGAGACCGCTCGGGTCAGGGAACCCGGTAGGGTCGACTCTTATAGGTGTTCCGCACTTGTATTGAGGATTGACTATACCGTCGATCTTCCAATGCTGTGGAGGAAAGAATGCTGTTCTGTTCTGATCTGGTGGCACCTTGTATACCTAAACCAAACACatcaaaacatgttttttttttgtttatattttaaaccaaACACATAACAA from Raphanus sativus cultivar WK10039 chromosome 8, ASM80110v3, whole genome shotgun sequence includes:
- the LOC108822361 gene encoding 60S ribosomal protein L14-2, with protein sequence MVFKRYVEIGRVALVNYGKDHGKLVVIVDVVDQNRALVDAPDMERIQMNFKRLSLTDIVIEINRVPKKKALIEAMEKADVKNKWEKSSWGRKLIVQKRRASLNDFDRFKIMLAKIKKAGVVRQELAKLKKEITA